The Streptomyces camelliae genome window below encodes:
- a CDS encoding vWA domain-containing protein, with translation MSGSQNYINHVALVLDASSSMSHLSRKVVEVADQQIAYLARRSRELDQETRVTVYVFSDRVECVIYDKDVLRMPSLKQLYRVGGMTALLAAALKSQRELAQTAQLYGDHSFLTFVLTDGQENASHRCPDAPSGDPRELVEAVAGMIEAQEDNWTLAVLVPDQMGKREAMQCGFPKDNIAIWDATSTQGLEEAGQVIQQATEKFMVGRTRGIRGSRAVFSTGAEAVNKDTIKAAGLTPVNPSRYELIPVTRDAAIRDWVTECGHTYRTGGAFYQLSKSEKIQSRKQIAVLEKKTDRVYTGPEARALLGLPDVEVRVKPDHNDDFTIFVQSTSVNRKLVPNTRILLML, from the coding sequence ATGTCCGGAAGCCAGAACTACATCAATCACGTTGCCCTTGTGCTGGATGCCAGTTCGTCCATGTCGCATCTGAGCCGTAAGGTCGTCGAGGTCGCCGACCAGCAGATCGCATATCTTGCCCGCCGATCCAGGGAACTGGACCAGGAAACCCGCGTCACGGTGTACGTCTTCTCCGACAGGGTGGAGTGCGTCATTTACGACAAGGACGTGCTGCGCATGCCGTCGCTGAAGCAGCTGTATCGGGTCGGTGGAATGACGGCTCTGCTGGCAGCCGCGCTGAAGTCGCAGCGGGAGCTGGCGCAGACGGCTCAACTGTACGGCGACCACAGCTTCCTGACGTTCGTACTCACCGACGGGCAGGAGAACGCAAGCCATCGCTGCCCGGATGCCCCTTCCGGGGATCCGCGTGAACTGGTCGAGGCCGTCGCCGGGATGATCGAGGCACAGGAAGACAACTGGACGCTGGCCGTCCTTGTGCCGGACCAGATGGGCAAGCGCGAAGCCATGCAGTGCGGCTTCCCGAAGGACAACATCGCCATCTGGGACGCCACGAGTACCCAGGGTCTGGAGGAGGCCGGGCAGGTTATCCAGCAGGCCACCGAGAAATTCATGGTGGGTCGCACCCGGGGCATCCGGGGATCGCGGGCGGTGTTCTCCACGGGTGCCGAGGCGGTCAACAAGGACACCATCAAGGCGGCCGGCCTCACCCCGGTGAATCCGTCACGGTACGAGCTGATCCCGGTGACTCGTGACGCGGCGATCCGGGACTGGGTCACCGAATGCGGACACACCTACCGTACTGGCGGTGCTTTCTATCAGCTGAGCAAGTCCGAGAAGATCCAGTCGCGGAAACAGATAGCGGTGCTGGAGAAGAAGACGGACCGGGTGTACACCGGGCCCGAGGCCCGAGCCCTGCTCGGCCTGCCGGACGTGGAAGTTCGCGTCAAGCCGGACCACAACGACGACTTCACGATCTTCGTGCAGAGCACCAGCGTGAACCGGAAGCTCGTGCCGAACACGCGGATACTTCTTATGCTCTGA